CTACAAAGGATTATGCGATATGGTGAACGGCTATTATTTCACTTATGACGAGAAGAACCCTATCCGTTTCAATCCTTTTTACATCAGTGAGGGCGACAGTCTGGATACCGAAAAAAAAGAAAGCATTAAAACGCTGCTGCTAGCCTTATGGAAGAAAGATGATGAAACGTTCAACAGAAGCGAGTATGTGGCGCTGTCCAATGCACTCCAGCTCTATTACGAAAATCTTGAAAAGGATAAAAACATCTTTCCCTGTTTCAATACCTTTTATGAGTTTCTGAAGGAGCAGTTTGTATCAATCCTTCAGGGAGATAAAGTAAAAGAGAAGGACTTTGATGTCAATAATTTTCTCTATGTGCTCCGTCCTTATTACAGCGGAGGTGAGTTTGATTACCTTCTGAATGCCACAGAGAATCTGGATCTTTTAAAGGAAAGGTTTATTGTATTTGAACTTGATAATATTAAAGACCATCCCATTTTGTTTCCAGTGGTGACCATTATTATTATGGAGGTATTTATAAGCAAGATGAGAAAACTCAAAGGAATCCGTAAAATGATTTTAATTGAAGAGGCATGGAAAGCCATTGCAAGGGAGGGCATGGCGGAATATCTGCGGTATCTTTTTAAGACTGTTCGCAAGTTCTTTGGCGAGGCAATAGTGGTGACCCAGGAGGTGGAGGATATTATTTCATCTCCTGTAGTGAAGCAGGCCATTATCAACAACAGCGACTGTAAAATCCTGCTGGATCAGAGCAAATACCAGAATAAGTTCGACCAGATTCAGGAGCTGCTCGGGCTGACCGAAAAGGAGAAAGCTTTGGTGCTTTCTGTAAACAAAGCCAACGATCCCGATAAGAAGTACAAGGAAGTTTTCATATCTCTTGGAGGGATGCTTTCAAAGGTCTACAGAACTGAAGTGTCTTTGGAAGAATACCTTGCCTATACCACTGAAGAAAGTGAGAAAGTCAGAATGAATGCTTTTGCAAAGCAGTTTGGCGGGGACATTAAGAAAGGGATTGCCGCAATGGCACAGGAAATTAGAAATGGGAATTAAAAATTAAGTCAAATGAAAACGAAAATTAGAATAGCTGCATGTCTTATGTGTTTTCTGTTAATCAGCACGCCTGCAAGACCAGCAGAAAAGACAGCAGCCCTCCCGATTCTGGAGATAGTGAAAGCGGTAACAAAGAAAGTAATCAAAGCTATCGATCTTGGGATCCAAAGGCTGCAGAACAAAACCATCTGGCTTCAGAACGCACAGAAGCAGATTGAAAACACACTTTCCAAACTGAAGCTGGATGAGATTTCAGATTGGACAAAAAAACAACGGGATATTTATAAAGACTATTATGAAGAGCTGCAGAAAGTTAAGTCTATTATTATCTACTACCAGAGAATTAAGGAAATTTCTTCCAAGCAGACCCGTCTGATTGAAGAATACGAGAGGGCATGGAACCTTTTTAAAAAGGATCAGAGTTTCAAAGTCTCCGAACTGGAATATATGGAAAAGGTATATGACGGAATACTGGAAGAGAGCATTAAAAACATCGACCAGATATTTCTAATCATAGATTCATTTAGCACTCAGATGAGTGATCTGAAAAGACTGGAAATCATAAATAAAGCGGCGGATCAGATTGACACCAATTACAACGATCTCAGGCTTTTCAACCAGCAGAATGTGCTGATGAGTCTTCAGAGGGCAAAAACAGATGCCGATGCAAAAAAAGTGAAACAATTTTACGGAATTCCGTAAACGGTATTGAAAAAGATGAAAAAGACAATATTACTATGCATAATAACAGCAATGCTTACCAGCGGACTTCAGGCGCAGCAGGCTAAACAGAAGCGAATGCTTCTTCTTCAGATTGCGGCGCTGCGCACTTATGTGGATTATGCCGCAAAAGGATATAAGGCAGTTAAAAACGGACTGAATTTTATTTCAGATGCTAAGAAAGGCGAATTGAACCTCCACAGTGATTATTTTACATCATTGCTGGCAGTTAATCCAAAGGTTAAGAATTATAAGAGAGTTGCCGAAATAATCTCGCTTCAGGTTCAGATTTTAAAGATTTATAAAAGGACTTTTAAGAACCTCCAGAAGGATAATCTTTTTCACGGCAGTGAACTGGATTATATCCGGAGGACATTCAAACGACTGCTTGAAAGCTGTGATGAAAGTATTGATACACTGCTTCTTGTTACGACAAGCACCAAACTTGAAATGAAGGACGACGAAAGAATCGAGCGTATTGATAAACTTTATGAGGCAGCAAGTGAAGACTACGCTTTCTGCGAGAAATTCAGCGGAGAAATCAAGGTGCTTGCATTATCGAAAGCTAAAGAAAAAAATGACAGCAGGCAGTCTGGGGAATTGTATGGGTTATAAAACAAACTGACGATGAAAAAGATGTTATTATTTATTGCAATGTCACTTTTAATGTGTGTTCCTTTTTCAGCAAAGGCACAGTCTGCTGAAATCCAGCAGCTGATTTTAAATATCGAAAAACTCTCGCAGTTTAAAAAGATATTGAGTGATATGAAGAAAGGCTATGATATGCTTAGCGGCGGATATAAAGCCGTAAAGGATATGTCTGAAGGAAATTTTTCACTGCATAAGACTTTTCTTGATGCTTTGATGCAGATAAGCCCCATTGTGAAAAATTACAAAAGGGTGGGAGATATAGTGGAATATCAGTTTACGCTGATCAGGGAAAGCCGTAAAGGAATTGACAGGATTCTTAAAAATGAACAATTCAGTCCGAAGGAAATACAATATTTTGAAAAAGTGTATTCGAATCTAAGCAGGGAAAGTCTTAGGAATATAGATGAATTGACATCTGTAATCACAGCGGACAAACTCAGAATGACTGATGACGAAAGACTTGAAGCGATTGACAGGATATATGACGACATGCAGCAGAAGATACTGTTTCTGCACGATTTTAATGGATCATCATCAATATTGGCTCTGCAGCGTTCTAAGGAATCTAATGATGCTAAAGCAGTCCGCAGCAGTTATAATTTTAAAGATTAAACAGCATATCATGATAAAGATTTTAAATAAAACTTTTCTGTTTTTCCTGTTTCCCGCAGCAGTTTCTGCTCAGGGACTTGGAGATGATATTGGTAGCCTGCATGCTGTTCTTGAACAGCTGTATGATGAGATGATGCCGCTCTGCAGCAATCTTATGGGAGTGGGGCAGGGCATAGCGGGATTTGCAGCCGTCTTCTATATTGCCTCAAGGGTCTGGCGCCATATTGCCAATGCTGAGGCAATTGATTTTTACCCGCTTTTCAGACCGTTTGTGATCGGTTTCTGCATTATGATTTTTCCTTCTGTGCTGGCACTCATAAACGGAGTCATGAAACCAACCGTCACGGCTACCGCTTCTATGGTTGCGGGATCCAACAAAGCAATTGAAGTGCTTCTCCGGGAAAAAGAAAAAGCAGTTAAAGAAAGTGCTCCATGGAAAATGTATGTCGGCGTTCTTGGAACAGGCGATCGTGAAAGATGGTATAAATACACCCATGATGGTGCAGATTCTTCTGATGAGGGAATGATCGAAGGAATAGGAAATGATGTAAAGTTTGCTATGGAGAAAGCTTCTTACAGTTTCAGGAATTCGGTCAAAGAATGGGTAAGCCAGGTGCTGCAAATTATCTTCGAGGCTTCTTCATTATGTATTGATACCCTGCGAACTTTTCAGCTGGTGGTGCTTTCCATCTTAGGGCCTCTGGTATTTGGGATCGCAGTATTTGACGGATTCCAGCATACTCTTACGGTCTGGCTTGCCAGGTATATCAATATCTACCTGTGGCTCCCTGTTGCCAATATTTTTGGAGGGATTATAGGAAAAATTCAGGAGCAGATGCTGCGGCTGGATATCTCTCAGATCAATACATCTGGCGATACGTTTTTCAGCAGGACCGATATCGGATACTTGATTTTTATGATTATAGGCATTGTCGGATATTTTACCGTGCCCTCTGTTGCCAACTATATAGTGCATGCATCGGGAGGAAGCGCACTGGGACAGAAAGTAACCAGTTTATTTGGCGGTTCGACTTCATCTGTAATCGGAGGTGCTGCTGCGGGAGCAGGAATGGTAATGGATGCGATGGGAAATGCGGCAGGAAAAATGAGCCAGAGCATGACTTCTTCTTCAATGTCTTCGCCCTATTTTGAAGATAAAGGAAGTTACATGAGCGAAAGGCTCAAAGGAAATTCAAAAAATTAAAAGCACGCGGTTATGTTTAGCAAGATGAAAAATATAGATACAGCTTTCCGCCACGTCAGGAGTTTTACAATGCTGGTAATAGCAGGCAGTGCGGTTATTACGTGTTATGCACTTTATAAAAGTTTCAGCTCTGTCACATCCATGCAGGATAAGGTTTATATCCTTGCCAACGGAAAAGTACTGGAAGCTTACTCGTCAGACCGCAAAGATAATGTGCCGGTTGAGGCAAGGGATCATGTTAGGACTTTTCACCAGTATTTCTTCAGCCTTGATCCTGATGATAAAGTAATTAAAGCCAATGTAACAAAAGCACTTTATCTGGCCGATAATTCAGTGAAGCGCATCTACGATGATTTAAAAGAAAACGGGTATTATTCGGGAATTATATCAGGAAATATAAGCCAGACAGTTTTTATAGACAGCGTTACGATTGATATTAATGAATATCCATACCGCTTTAAATGCTTTGCCCGGCAGAATATCATAAGAACCACAAGCATAATGAATAGAAACCTGATTACACAGGGAACGCTGCGGAATGTTTCAAGGAGCGATAATAATCCCCACGGTTTTCTAATAGAACGCTTTAATACTCTTGAGAACAAAGATCTTGGCGCTTCAAACAGAAAGCCATGAGAAGCTTATTCAGGAAACATAAAGACATCGATCAGCATTCGCGGATTTATCTCATGATCAGATTCTGGTGGGTGGTTAAAATGGATAGAATAACTAAAAACCTTTCCAAATCACAGCTTTGGTTGTCTCTTGTAGTTTTCATGATGACCGGAACAGTTCTTTGTTTCTATAAAATAATCAGCGGTGTTTTGCTGGACAGTCCTGAATCAATCAGTATTGAGGGAATATCAGTTGTAAAACCTTTTTATTCTGATAAAAATGAAACGCTGCATTTCTTGAATATATCTCTTAAAAAAAGTGAAAAGCAATCTGATCTCGGCAGATACATAGACAGCGTAATAAATGTTTCTTGTACAATCGATTTAGATAAAAAATATAATTCCAACGGCGCGGGCTTTTAAAATGCTCTAAAAGTCTACGGAATTCAATACAGGTAACTATAATAATTGAAATTATGGAAAATAAAACACTTTCGGCAAAAGACAGAAAGGACCGTAAAATGATGCTGGTTCTTCCATTGCTTATACTGCCATTTATAACAATGCTTTTCTGGGTTTTTGGAGGCGGTAAAGGAAAAGAAACCGTGTTTTCAGCAGAAAAGAAATCAGGTTTTAACATGCTGCTTCCAAACCCAAAGCTAAAGGAAGACTCTGCATTAGATAAAATGAGCTACTATGATCAGGCATCAGCTGATTCCATAAAATTGGAGGAACAGAAGAAAAAGGATCCTAATTTTTCGATAAGTAAGGCAGATGAAACTAATCTTGAATCTGACGGCTCTTTTGATACGGATGCAGCCTCAATAAGAAGCCAGAAAGGCGGGCTAAACACAGGTTTTTTAAAGCCGGAAAATGAGCAGAAGATGTACCAGAAACTTCAGGCTCTCCAAAAGGCAATTGCAGAGCCTGCTAAAGTGAATGACTATGATCAGGACATGAGAGAGTTTCAATATCAAAAAACACCTTACGGTGAATCAGCAGAAATGAGAAACTTGGAACAGCTGATGGCGGCAATGAGTGCACCGACTGAACCTGATCCAGAACTGGCGCAGCTGGGAGGGATGCTGGAAAATATCTTGGATATACAGCACCCGGAACGGGTTCAGGAAAAGTTGAGGCAGAATTCAAAGATTCACAAAGGAAAAATATTTTCAGTGAGAAGGAAAGATGATGCTCAGGTCGCAAGTTCTCTTCAGAATACATCAAATTCAGCAGTAAAACAAGGGACGAATTCTTTTTATTCCCTGGATGAAGAAATGGGCAATGAAGAAATTCAGAATGCGGTTGAGGCAGTGATTCATCAAACGCAGACCATCGTAAACGGTTCAATTGTTAAAATAAGGCTTTTAAATGATGTTTTTATCAACGGCGTACTCATTCCAAGAAACAGTTTCGTATTTGGAACTGCATCTCTGAAAGGAGAAAGACTGGAAATAAAGATAAACACCATAAAATACCTAAACGCCATTTTTCCTGTAGAGCTTTCAGTTTTTGATATAGACGGTATAAAAGGCATCTATATTCCAGGTACAATTAACAGGGATGTTGCAAAAGCCTCAGCAGATAGATCGATGCAGAGTATCGGACTTACGGGAGTAAGTGATTCATGGGGAGCACAGGCTGCCGGAATGGGAGTGGAAGCAGCAAAAACGCTTTTAAGTAAAAAAGTCAAACTTATTAAAGTGGCAGTAAAAGCTGGCTATAAAGTGCTGCTTTATGATGAGAAGGATAAGAATGAGAAATAATTTTAAACTAATCAATATGAGAAACTTAAAAATATCAATTATTATATGCATTTTCTTGACAGTTATTTCGGGATATGCACAATATAATTCAAAAGCTGAATATAATAATATACAGCTCAGCTATTCAAAAACTACCAGCATCTTATTTCCGTATGCTGTCAAAAGTCTAGATATCGGCAGCCGTGATGTGCTGGTGCAGAAAGCTAAAGGAGTTGAAAATATACTGCTGCTGAAAGCAGGAAAACAGAATTTTCTGCAGACCAACCTTACTGTAGTCACATCAGACGGAAAGCTTTACAGCTTCATATTAAATTTTGATGATTTGTGTCCGACTTTACATATTGATGCCGGACTGCGAAATGCGGATGACAGACAGCTTTTGTTCTCACTGGAGAATGAAAACCAGAAGGAAATAAAGGATTATGCGATGCTCGCATTATCTAAGAAAAATAAGGTAAGCGGACTTAATTCAAGAAGATCAGAAATTGAGATAAGAGTTGAGGGCATTTATATTCATCAGGATATAATGTTTTTCAGGGTCTCTCTAGGAAATGATTCTAAAATTAATTATGATGTTGACCAGCTTCGTTTTTTTACCCGTGACCAGAGAAAATCGAAACGTACCGCATCACAGGAAATAGAGGTTATACCGTTTTTCAGTACTGGTGATTTCAGCCGGATTTATGATAAATCTGAAATTACAGCTGTATTTGCCCTGCCTAAATTTACAATATCCGATAAGAAAAAGTTTACCATGCAGGTCTTTGAGAAAAATGGAGGCAGGCATCTGGAGTTGGATATAAAAAATAGGGACCTGGTAA
The Flavobacterium humidisoli DNA segment above includes these coding regions:
- the traN gene encoding conjugative transposon protein TraN, whose protein sequence is MRNLKISIIICIFLTVISGYAQYNSKAEYNNIQLSYSKTTSILFPYAVKSLDIGSRDVLVQKAKGVENILLLKAGKQNFLQTNLTVVTSDGKLYSFILNFDDLCPTLHIDAGLRNADDRQLLFSLENENQKEIKDYAMLALSKKNKVSGLNSRRSEIEIRVEGIYIHQDIMFFRVSLGNDSKINYDVDQLRFFTRDQRKSKRTASQEIEVIPFFSTGDFSRIYDKSEITAVFALPKFTISDKKKFTMQVFEKNGGRHLELDIKNRDLVNLEILGNL
- a CDS encoding conjugal transfer protein TraI; translated protein: MKTKIRIAACLMCFLLISTPARPAEKTAALPILEIVKAVTKKVIKAIDLGIQRLQNKTIWLQNAQKQIENTLSKLKLDEISDWTKKQRDIYKDYYEELQKVKSIIIYYQRIKEISSKQTRLIEEYERAWNLFKKDQSFKVSELEYMEKVYDGILEESIKNIDQIFLIIDSFSTQMSDLKRLEIINKAADQIDTNYNDLRLFNQQNVLMSLQRAKTDADAKKVKQFYGIP
- a CDS encoding TerB family tellurite resistance protein — protein: MKKMLLFIAMSLLMCVPFSAKAQSAEIQQLILNIEKLSQFKKILSDMKKGYDMLSGGYKAVKDMSEGNFSLHKTFLDALMQISPIVKNYKRVGDIVEYQFTLIRESRKGIDRILKNEQFSPKEIQYFEKVYSNLSRESLRNIDELTSVITADKLRMTDDERLEAIDRIYDDMQQKILFLHDFNGSSSILALQRSKESNDAKAVRSSYNFKD
- the traM gene encoding conjugative transposon protein TraM, which produces MENKTLSAKDRKDRKMMLVLPLLILPFITMLFWVFGGGKGKETVFSAEKKSGFNMLLPNPKLKEDSALDKMSYYDQASADSIKLEEQKKKDPNFSISKADETNLESDGSFDTDAASIRSQKGGLNTGFLKPENEQKMYQKLQALQKAIAEPAKVNDYDQDMREFQYQKTPYGESAEMRNLEQLMAAMSAPTEPDPELAQLGGMLENILDIQHPERVQEKLRQNSKIHKGKIFSVRRKDDAQVASSLQNTSNSAVKQGTNSFYSLDEEMGNEEIQNAVEAVIHQTQTIVNGSIVKIRLLNDVFINGVLIPRNSFVFGTASLKGERLEIKINTIKYLNAIFPVELSVFDIDGIKGIYIPGTINRDVAKASADRSMQSIGLTGVSDSWGAQAAGMGVEAAKTLLSKKVKLIKVAVKAGYKVLLYDEKDKNEK
- the traK gene encoding conjugative transposon protein TraK, yielding MFSKMKNIDTAFRHVRSFTMLVIAGSAVITCYALYKSFSSVTSMQDKVYILANGKVLEAYSSDRKDNVPVEARDHVRTFHQYFFSLDPDDKVIKANVTKALYLADNSVKRIYDDLKENGYYSGIISGNISQTVFIDSVTIDINEYPYRFKCFARQNIIRTTSIMNRNLITQGTLRNVSRSDNNPHGFLIERFNTLENKDLGASNRKP
- the traJ gene encoding conjugative transposon protein TraJ, yielding MYDEMMPLCSNLMGVGQGIAGFAAVFYIASRVWRHIANAEAIDFYPLFRPFVIGFCIMIFPSVLALINGVMKPTVTATASMVAGSNKAIEVLLREKEKAVKESAPWKMYVGVLGTGDRERWYKYTHDGADSSDEGMIEGIGNDVKFAMEKASYSFRNSVKEWVSQVLQIIFEASSLCIDTLRTFQLVVLSILGPLVFGIAVFDGFQHTLTVWLARYINIYLWLPVANIFGGIIGKIQEQMLRLDISQINTSGDTFFSRTDIGYLIFMIIGIVGYFTVPSVANYIVHASGGSALGQKVTSLFGGSTSSVIGGAAAGAGMVMDAMGNAAGKMSQSMTSSSMSSPYFEDKGSYMSERLKGNSKN